The Vicia villosa cultivar HV-30 ecotype Madison, WI unplaced genomic scaffold, Vvil1.0 ctg.000233F_1_1, whole genome shotgun sequence genome segment ACTTATACTTTATTTTAGCCCTTGGACAAATACCAGATATCAAACGGGACCTTAACTTAGAGTTCAAACTATAATTATGTTCTTGTTTTCACAATGACTTTTGCCTTAACAATATAGAAAATGTTCTGTTCTCTGTGGTCCTTCCTTCCCTCATATGCTGCCAATTTCTTCAAACACATTCCATTATTTTCCTCCATTGCATAAAGCCTGTCACGTGATGACATGGACATTGTAAAGAGCGACAACAGGGGACCATAACCACATTTTTCATCTAAATTTTCAGATTAGATTACTATCTTCTCTTATCTCAATACTATTAGGACAATGTAAGAACATTGGTAGGGTGACCAATATTCTTACACATAATATAGCTGCTAAGTGCCAAGTTATAGTAAAATGAACACAAGTCACATATTGCATTATACTAGATTGGATTGTGATGCAAAATACTATGGTCCAATTGCAACAGTAAGTTGCCAAAAGGTATTGGGACCCTGTTGAGTTGGAGGCGTGAAGATGAGGAATTTTCATGGAAAGAAAAGAGTGGGACTAGACAATGAAAGGTTAGCTAGAGTTTCGTTTATGAGAAGGATGTGTCAAGGATAAACACTTATAACAAATTGTGGGCATGAGTAGTACTTGTTGTCAAAGGCATATTTATTTGTCCTCTTGATGAGGGCATTGCATATAATTATAGAATGATTGATGGATATTTACTATAAGGAGTACAATTGTCAGTTAGATGTAAACTATTATGTTGGTGTCCAAGTGTGAGGTAGAGGTTTATAATAGAAGGAAAAAATGTTGAACAATTTTGATTATTGAAAGACTTGTTGGTTTAAAGTTTTGGGATTAAATGTTGCATCTAATTCATTTGTGTAATTGTTTTTAATTCAATGCACCGCCGATATGCGGACCTCTCTTATGATTCACCCGTGGTATCAAAATTGTTGGTTACTAAAATGATTCTATATTCTTTCAACTTAACCTGAGGTTTTGGATTTGATCTCTGTTCTGAGCATGCAGCAGTGTTACATCTTTTGGATCTTAAAATTtctaaatcaaacaaaacaacaaaaccacATCATATTCACAAAAGTATTCTTTAATgtctatttttttaatacaaaaaatgAGGATTTTTTTATCCAAGAGATTCTGTTTCTGAATGCTCACACTGTCACAGTCTATAACAAACACTTGCACATGAACAAGAGATAGGCTGCTATACatgtgtaaataaataaaatataaattaaaagtttccctcttagTCCAATAATTTTCTGTTACCCATGTGAGGGAGTGCAAACACAGAAACAGGTGTAACATTGGTACAAATTTTGTATTCTAGGACAAATTTGACACTGAGGTCCAGATGAATCTATGTTAGGCATGTCCTAGCACTCATCTCTTCTTTTGAAACTTCCATTTTTGTTATCATTTCTTTTTTGGCTAAACATACTTTTCAAATTTTCACGTATTGAAATCATAACCTACTatgaataaaacaaatattaggTTTCTTTAAATTAAATAACTCATCAACTATACAAAATTCATGGATATATGGTTACAATCACTCTTATGTGAAATGAAAGAGAAAACTACTAATACATATCTGAATTGACGGTGAGATCGTCAATATCACGCTGAATCTCAGATGTTTTGATAAATTCACCGTTGATTCAAACGTACACAGAGATATGGAAATGGCTTATCAAATGCTTGTGAATATTGATATAAGCTCGTTGGCAGTCCATGTCACTAGGGAGAGATTTCTTAGATGTGTGATTGCATCTTTGTTTAATGACGGTAGGGTAGGGACACGTCCTATTATAAGAACGaaaaaaaatatctttaagttcattgaataactgatgtatcggtttcatatatatatatcagacAGTTTTGTTACCTGAATTTTTTGTAAGATGCAACAATGAATATGAAGCTAGAACTCTTTCTTCAACATCATTATCATAACTCAATGATTGTAGCAAATGTGGAGTTAAGATTGAGAAAGCCATTGATAAAAACTTTGTATCTTCAACTAAATGTAGATAGCTACACATCCATGAAATAGTTGTAAGACTTGCACGTGCCAAACATGGGATACTATTGGCTACACAACTTGCAAGCGAAGATAGCAATTTCTTATTTCCACTTTTGAATAAGACATAAGCTGCTTTTTTGTGCCAGCTTTCAGCTTCTTCTTCCTCCTTATTATATAATCAAACACATACAGCTAATCAGATATTTTGCGCAAACACCGAATAATAATCGAATGCAATGTAAAAGCTTACCTTGTGAATAGGAAATGAATCATCTAAGGAAAATTCTTGGAAACCTGCTTTTTGTAAAAGCAGTTTTTCCATAAGTGATTCTCCTGCATAAGTGAAATGGCTTCCTAATAAAAGTAGAGCTTTTGCTGATTGTTGCTGAACTCTATCATCACATATTTGACAATTTAAAGAAGCTACTATTGCCTCAATAGCTTCTTCTCTATATATACTCCCCTTGACATGATTATCTTCCTGCAACACATCTGCTATTGCATTAGTGAACTCTTGAACTTATTAAATAATCACTTAAGTTGAGTGAAATTACCATAAAATCAAGCATCAATAGTGTCACTGCAACTAGAGGCTTTTCTTCTGGTGAAGCCTTTTGAAGGTAAATGAAGAAAATATGCATTGTGCTTAATCCATTCCATCCATCTTTAAGTCCTCTCAAGAATTTCATAATCTTGGTTCTTCTGTTGTGTTTTACAAAATAATATCGAGATTAAAAAAGTGTTCGATTTTCATGTAAGTCAGTGTAAAAAGTTCTATACTGTCAACAAATCATAGCCAGTTATATACGGTTATGATTTATTGACAGTATAGATTTTTTTTACACTGATGCTgtatatgaattaaataataaaacaactcgGATATCGTATGATAAGAATAAGAACTACGTACCTATCGAGGTAAAGTAATTCGAATAGCAAAGACAATGCATAACTGCTTGAATTTTGTTTCCTTCCAAGAACAATGAGTTCAAGCAAAGAACTCTTGTCAATATTTTCGGCCAAATAGCCTCTACAGCTTCCTTCGGCTCGAAGGCAACACAAAATCATCGAAACGGAATTCTCCCTCTCATAAATATCTCCTTCTTGAACTCTTTTCATCAAAAGTGTCAATCCGCCGAGCGAAAGAACTTGCCTAGCATTCTCTAAGTTCTTATCTTCATCGAAACCGTTCAAAAGTTGATCCAAAATGTAAAATGCAGCAACTTGAGGACTACATTGAACTGTGAAAAGTGTCTGCAATTTGTCGCCGAATTCCATCACTCTAAGTATCAATGGCACCCATTCGGACGATATCATTTGCTTCGCCATTGGTTTCGACAGATAAAGAAGCACCGAAGCCTTAAGAAAAAGACTAGTACTTTTTAAAAGTCTCACAAAAATTTCAAGTTGAGGATCAGAATTCAGTATGATTTGTCTAATCGCGTCGTTTCTTGTAATCAATTCTGATAAAATCGATATAATCAATTCAAGAACTTCGTCTTCGGTCGAAACAAATAGCACCTCTAAGATGCCTTCTATTACACTAGTTTGTGTCAATGCTTCTTCAATGAGTGGATCGCCGGGCGAGTTCAACCAAGCTTTGGTAACGACGCGAATAGCGAATTCACATTCGGTTAGAATGTTGGATGAACATATAGTTGTAATAGCTTCAACTAACTCACTTGAAAGAACACTTGAAGAAGCATTCTTAGATTTGATATAACTGATTTTTGCCATGCTATTATCTGTTGGTGTGAACCTGCAAGATAAGCACTTAAAATAGTCCAATCTTTGAGCTTGATTCTTGTCACTATGGTTTGATGATCTTCCAAATGATAACATGTCTTCTTTCTGTCGCATTTGGATAAACAATTTCATTAAGCGTAGATAAGTTTAAATAAGTCAATCCAAATAGATTTTTAACATCTTCAAATATACACGAATTGAACTAACCTGAACCGAACTATATTTGTAATCATCTCCATATAGTTTTTTATCAATCTCTAATCCTTTGCTTAGTGTCAAAATTCCGGTTTGCTCACCAAGACTAATAGGTTTTTGTTTCTCTTCTTTGAGGCCAAACACCGCCTTGTATCTGGCGAAAAACCAAAATTTTAAAACACAATTTATAAATCTTCTCGCTGAGAACGAAATATAAGCAAGCAAAAACTACATTTATCTGGTCTAAATTTCTAATTCCATAACGAAACGAAAGcataaaaattcatatattacttaCAAGTTcggattaatggaagaattcgaTAAGGTAGAATCCGAAGACATTCTTCTCGATGATCTACAACTCGGCCTCGATGGCAAAGGAACAATAGGGAGAGGAGGCACACTAGCACCACTAACTTTAAGCCATTGCTTATAATACATAGCAAAAAGATAAGTTCCACTATCCATTCTCTCATTGTAAACTTTCTTCAAAACTTTCAACTTCCTTTCCTTGTCACCAACATGAACTTCATTCGAAAGAAACTCGAACTCACTAGTATACCAAATCTTGATATGAAGAACATGAGGAAGAAACAAATGGTCCCAAAGATCAGAAAGAAGATAAGTTCTAGCCAAATTCGGCGAATAGCAAAACACTTGAAGTAAATGCTTTGAAGAAACTCTATCATTTTTCAGAAGCTTATAAGCTATTGCTAAGTAAAATTCAGCACAAGATGAAAGATAAGATTTAGATGAAGAACTCAAAGAAGCTATTTTGGTTAAAACCTCAATGGAGTTTCTTAAGCTTTTCGTCATTGTTCTTTGATGATCTTCTATCAATCTGTCAATTTTCTCCATGCAAAATTCCATTTTCACAAAGACTTCATCATCATTGTCATTATAATTTTCATTATCATCCGAATCATGTCTCGTTCtcgttcttgttcttgttcttgttctgattCTATTCAAAAGTGAACTACATTTCTCTCTTACAATTCTTCTAAAACCATCATCTTTTACATATCTTCCTATGTAACCACTTAGAATACCAATCACTGATGCAATAACAGAagcttcatccattgatgaatctTCCGAAACACGAGACTTATGATTCGATCTTTCTGAAACCGAACCTACTCCCCTTTTGAActgagatgaagaagaagaacctCTTGAAGAAGCAACACTTTTTGGATCATGGCAAATATATGGAGAAAGTGGCTGTGGAAGCAACCCTTTTGAAGCCATAAGAAGTTTCAATGAAATGGATTTTgaagcaagaagaagaagaagttagaAATAGAAAAACTCAGAAAAAGTAATGTAAGAGAAAGTTTATAGACAGCTAGATTATACTTAGCTATATGTGAGTATAATAGACACATAAGAATGAAGACAAAGAAATGTGTTGGATTTTGTgaatgagtgaatcttttttaaaGTATAGTTTAAACTGTTATAACATTGTGAATGTGTAAATTTGTTTAACTCGTGAGTTAAAATTGCCGCCACATTTTAATAAACAGTTACTTATAAAAAAGTACTTTTAAATGACagtgtttattttatattaatatggtTGGATTAAGTTGGTCAAGTTGTGTGATTGTGTTGTGGTGGATTTTGCTATGGATATTTGTAATTTTGTTGGTATTGGAGTTTTGTTGTTTGGCTCATTTTATGTttcaatttgcattagtttatgtTAAAAGATATAGTTTAATTGGTTAGTAGCATTTTAATAAGCATGGCATGTCTCTTAGTGTGTACTTTATGTggtcaataatataaaatttatttaattgtgtcaAATTATAGGATTTAACTTGTCACTCCTCATTTATATGTGACACCTCTAATATTGGATgcttttagttttattataatatttttgtctaaaaatatcaaatttaaaaaaagtatGAGTTTTCAATAAAAAGTCATTATTTTCATGAATTTTTAtaggaaattttaaaaaaataacaagaatttcaaaatttttgataAAAACTCGTGCAGTTTTGACCAACAATTTTGATATCTATGTGTTTTtactgaaaattttgaaatttctgataaaaACTCATGAAATTTTTTACCAACAATTTCAAAATATGTCTAATTTTTACAAGAAATTTCTAAATTTCCGATAAAAACTATTGTATTTTTTACCTAAAATTTCACGTGTACCAGAAATTCTTAAACACAGACCAAAAATTCTATTCGGTCATTTTGTTCTTTTTTTATCAAGGACATTTTGACATAATGAAAATATTTGGAGTGGCAGATTAAATTCTCGTCAAATGGACAACTTAAATTCGGTGGAATAATAAGTATAGGAAAATTCTTATTCCACCCCATGGTCCCAAGAAAGACCCTGTGCAATTCTGTTTCTGCCCCTGTAAAAACCGGAAATATATTTCCGATACGCACCACATTTGGCACAAATAGGCCAAATTGGGTTTGGCCCCTCAAAATGTAAAAGACCATACCGGAGATATATTTCCGGTTTAGAACCGGAGATTTATCCCCGGTTAGTAGAGTGCAAAATTCTACCACcttgtaattttatatattaCCGGAAGTATACTTCCGGTATTATGGCAACTAAACAGTAACGAACATGGTCACCTTTTGATCACATCATTTGTTCATATTTTCATAAAACCTCTCAAAAATCCTTCCCTACTCAATCCATTTTTTCACTCTAAATCTTCATTTTTATGGTTCATCATATCAAAAGGAGTTCAAGGAAGTGGAGTTTAAGGTAAAGTTTATTCTATTTAATCCTCATTCCATACATTATGGtgtttttgaattaaaaaatagGTCACGCGATAACCGGAGGTATATTTTCGGTTTGCAGTTGAACTAAATCGGAAATGGGAAATATATCTGTATCCAAAAATTGAAACGCGACGACATCAGTTCAAGAAAGTGTGAATGCCCGTTTAAGTTGTGTGGTTATCATTTGAAAAATAACAAATGGAGATTTAACGTGATATCTGATTTACACaactgttgtgaattcaatgccaagaacaaagtata includes the following:
- the LOC131625713 gene encoding putative E3 ubiquitin-protein ligase LIN translates to MASKGLLPQPLSPYICHDPKSVASSRGSSSSSQFKRGVGSVSERSNHKSRVSEDSSMDEASVIASVIGILSGYIGRYVKDDGFRRIVREKCSSLLNRIRTRTRTRTRTRHDSDDNENYNDNDDEVFVKMEFCMEKIDRLIEDHQRTMTKSLRNSIEVLTKIASLSSSSKSYLSSCAEFYLAIAYKLLKNDRVSSKHLLQVFCYSPNLARTYLLSDLWDHLFLPHVLHIKIWYTSEFEFLSNEVHVGDKERKLKVLKKVYNERMDSGTYLFAMYYKQWLKVSGASVPPLPIVPLPSRPSCRSSRRMSSDSTLSNSSINPNLYKAVFGLKEEKQKPISLGEQTGILTLSKGLEIDKKLYGDDYKYSSVQKEDMLSFGRSSNHSDKNQAQRLDYFKCLSCRFTPTDNSMAKISYIKSKNASSSVLSSELVEAITTICSSNILTECEFAIRVVTKAWLNSPGDPLIEEALTQTSVIEGILEVLFVSTEDEVLELIISILSELITRNDAIRQIILNSDPQLEIFVRLLKSTSLFLKASVLLYLSKPMAKQMISSEWVPLILRVMEFGDKLQTLFTVQCSPQVAAFYILDQLLNGFDEDKNLENARQVLSLGGLTLLMKRVQEGDIYERENSVSMILCCLRAEGSCRGYLAENIDKSSLLELIVLGRKQNSSSYALSLLFELLYLDRRTKIMKFLRGLKDGWNGLSTMHIFFIYLQKASPEEKPLVAVTLLMLDFMEDNHVKGSIYREEAIEAIVASLNCQICDDRVQQQSAKALLLLGSHFTYAGESLMEKLLLQKAGFQEFSLDDSFPIHKEEEEAESWHKKAAYVLFKSGNKKLLSSLASCVANSIPCLARASLTTISWMCSYLHLVEDTKFLSMAFSILTPHLLQSLSYDNDVEERVLASYSLLHLTKNSGRVPTLPSLNKDAITHLRNLSLVTWTANELISIFTSI